The following are encoded in a window of uncultured Sphaerochaeta sp. genomic DNA:
- a CDS encoding DNA cytosine methyltransferase, which produces MDGFNFSMIDLFAGAGGLSLGMEQAGFNVIFANEIDATSAYTYIKNRQLSKDRFFEGDISVLNKELSENEFDNCFLVCGGPPCQGFSEANRQRLIDDPRNHLYKEFLFFLKSVRPYFFIMENVKGMVKKSPEILENFQTVLGTEYNIAARILNAKDFSVPQNRERFFVIGNRLGINSSRVFETAQQLPQRRFVLHDAISDLPELKPNRNRNRPDLENEEIGFREREYHYPMTEFNKFINSNRVVDRLYNHRNRYNNDRDIEIFTRLPQGGNSLDPSIEDIMPYSSRNHMFKDKYFKLVNNEICKTITSHMKFDCNMYIHPTQSRGLSPREAARIQTFPDDYVFYGASNNWYKQIGNAVPVKLAESLGRAIKLCLK; this is translated from the coding sequence GTGGATGGTTTTAATTTTTCAATGATAGATTTATTCGCTGGAGCTGGAGGCTTGAGTCTTGGCATGGAACAAGCTGGCTTTAACGTGATTTTCGCGAATGAAATAGATGCCACTTCTGCCTACACCTATATTAAAAATAGACAATTATCAAAAGATCGTTTTTTTGAGGGAGATATTTCTGTATTAAACAAAGAATTATCAGAAAATGAATTTGATAATTGCTTTCTTGTTTGTGGAGGGCCTCCTTGTCAAGGGTTTTCGGAAGCAAATAGACAGAGATTAATTGATGATCCTAGGAATCATCTGTATAAAGAATTTTTATTTTTCCTAAAGTCGGTAAGACCTTATTTCTTTATCATGGAAAATGTTAAGGGAATGGTTAAGAAATCACCTGAAATACTTGAGAATTTCCAAACAGTCCTTGGAACGGAATACAATATTGCTGCACGTATTCTTAATGCTAAAGATTTTTCTGTTCCACAAAATCGTGAGAGATTTTTTGTAATTGGAAATAGGCTTGGTATTAACAGTTCGAGAGTGTTTGAAACAGCCCAACAGTTACCTCAAAGAAGATTTGTTCTTCATGATGCAATTAGTGATCTACCAGAATTGAAACCAAATAGGAATAGAAACAGACCCGATTTGGAAAATGAAGAAATTGGTTTCAGAGAAAGGGAATATCACTATCCTATGACAGAATTTAACAAATTCATCAACTCAAATAGAGTTGTGGATAGATTGTATAATCATAGAAATCGTTACAACAATGACCGGGATATTGAGATTTTTACTCGATTACCTCAAGGAGGAAATTCTCTTGATCCCTCCATCGAGGATATTATGCCTTATTCATCCAGAAATCATATGTTCAAGGATAAATACTTCAAGTTGGTAAATAATGAAATCTGTAAAACTATTACTTCTCACATGAAATTTGATTGCAACATGTATATTCATCCTACACAATCACGGGGATTATCCCCAAGGGAAGCTGCACGAATTCAGACTTTCCCTGATGATTATGTGTTCTATGGTGCTTCCAATAATTGGTACAAACAAATAGGCAATGCAGTACCAGTGAAATTGGCCGAATCTCTTGGGAGGGCAATTAAGTTATGCTTAAAATAA